DNA from Terriglobus tenax:
CGGCCAACAACAAAGTCAGCCAGGGCATTGGAGGGCGTGGTGTTGTTACAGGTCGCCGTCGCGCTCGGAATACAAAGGCTGGTGTAGCGGCCGCTGTAGGTGAAGTTTCCGCGAGGATCGTTCTGCGCTGCACGACCGATCGTCATACGGCGGATGTCGACACCGGCCATGATGTTGTGGCGGCCCTTGGTCCAGCTGATCTGGTCATAGGCATGGACCGTGCGATCATCCTGCTTCCAGTTCGAACCGCTGGAACCCAGGCCGTAGTAACCGGTAACGGTGAAGGTCGGGATACCAGGATTGTTGTTATCCACGTCCGCCGTGAAGCCAGGAATACCGAGCTGCGATCCGGCCGAGGTCAGACCCTGCTGCGCGAACTGGTTGTTGACGTTGCTGGTCAGCACGTTGAAACCAACGCGCAGATCGTTGATGAAGGACGGCGTGATGATGTGGGTGTAACCAAACACACCGTTGCGGTCCATCGTCGGCGAATAGACGTTCGATGTCGCAACAGCATTGCCGCTCAGGTAGGTAAGCTTCTGCCAGAGGAAGCGCCCAAACAGGCTGACGTTCTGTCCGATGTGGTGATCAACACGGTCCAGCGTCTGGTTCTGTTGCAGCTCCAACGGAACATAGTTGTTGAAGTTGTTCGCCACCTGCGCGTTTGTGGGCTGCGGAAAATACTGCATCAGCTGCTGAGCAACAGACGAAACCGGCAACTGGTTGTTGGCATAGGGCGTGGTGCGGTTGGTCGGATTGTAGAGCTGGGTAATGGTCGAGTTGCCATTGGACAGGCTCAGCAGCTCTGAGAAGTCACCCGTACGCATACGGACCGTCGGTACCGTGCCGGTGCTGAGGGTTTGCTGATACTGACGCAGGCCTTCATACGATCCCATAAAGAAGGTCTTGTCCTTGCCGTTGTACAAGCCGGGAATTACAACCGGTCCGCCGAGCACGCCACCGAACTGGTTGAAGCGCATCTTGGCGACGCGTGCCGAAGGAGCGGCCAACCAGGGCTTGGCGTTGAAGTAGTCGTTCTGGATGTAGTCGTATGCGGTTCCGTGCAGTGTGTTGGTGCCGGCCTTGGTATCCGAGTTGATGTGGATACCCATGTAGGCGCCATACTGCGCGGTGTAGTTACCGCTCTGCACCTGAACAGCCGAGATCGCGTCCGGGTTCGGTGTAACCGGCGAGGACGAGATCAGCGAGTTCATGATGGTGATGCCGTCCAGCGTCAGCGAGTTGGTGACTTCGCGCGTACCGGCGCCGATGTAGTTGGCTCCCGGAGGCGTGCCGGTGAACGATGTTTTCGGTCCAATGATGACATTGGACGCAGTCGTCGCCAGATCCATCACGCGACGGGTATTCATGGGCAGGTTCTCGACCTTGGCGCGGTCGACGGTGTCGCCGATCAGCGCATCGTCCGTCGAAAGCGCCGGAGTGTCAGCCGTAACCTGAACTTCCGTGGAGGTATCACCAACCGCCAGTGCAATGTCCGTACGCGCGGACTGGTTCAGGATGACCGTGGTTCCCCTGCTGGTCGTTTTGGCATAGCCCTGCTGTTCAACGGTAATTTCGTACGAACCAGGCGCAACGAACTGGATGGTGTAGTTCCCCTCTCCGTTCGTGGAGCCTTCGTACTTGACCTTGGTTTCGGTGTTGGTGGCGGTTACCTTGGCTCCAGCAACAACGGCTCCGCTCGGATCACTCACGGTTCCGACGAGCTGCGTGTTATTAGAGACCTGAGCGAACGATAACGTTCGCATGAAGAGAAGAACGACAAGCAACAACAGCGACTTTCTCACGCAGTGGCTCCTGAAAAATAATTTCAATTCGGTCCTTCGTGTAGCTCTTGTCCCCTGGGGCCAGACCCCGGCGGTTCTCATACTTATTGTTTTGGTTGTAATGAAGATGGTCCGTTCACCGTGATATGTCATCAGCCGGATGACGGTGCCACAGCTAGGACCTTTGACCTATCTCGCGAAGCTCAGTGGGCAACGGAAGGCTTTTCTGGGCGAACGTGCATGGTCGTAAACCGCTTCGCCTCAGCCGGGCTCACAGTTTTGCCATTCCACGGATCGGCGGTCAGTCCATTCAGGTCAT
Protein-coding regions in this window:
- a CDS encoding TonB-dependent receptor; translated protein: MRKSLLLLVVLLFMRTLSFAQVSNNTQLVGTVSDPSGAVVAGAKVTATNTETKVKYEGSTNGEGNYTIQFVAPGSYEITVEQQGYAKTTSRGTTVILNQSARTDIALAVGDTSTEVQVTADTPALSTDDALIGDTVDRAKVENLPMNTRRVMDLATTASNVIIGPKTSFTGTPPGANYIGAGTREVTNSLTLDGITIMNSLISSSPVTPNPDAISAVQVQSGNYTAQYGAYMGIHINSDTKAGTNTLHGTAYDYIQNDYFNAKPWLAAPSARVAKMRFNQFGGVLGGPVVIPGLYNGKDKTFFMGSYEGLRQYQQTLSTGTVPTVRMRTGDFSELLSLSNGNSTITQLYNPTNRTTPYANNQLPVSSVAQQLMQYFPQPTNAQVANNFNNYVPLELQQNQTLDRVDHHIGQNVSLFGRFLWQKLTYLSGNAVATSNVYSPTMDRNGVFGYTHIITPSFINDLRVGFNVLTSNVNNQFAQQGLTSAGSQLGIPGFTADVDNNNPGIPTFTVTGYYGLGSSGSNWKQDDRTVHAYDQISWTKGRHNIMAGVDIRRMTIGRAAQNDPRGNFTYSGRYTSLCIPSATATCNNTTPSNALADFVVGRAATVVTPTFQVKGSVGSWRNGYFVQDNWQVNQKLTLLYGVRYEQPTIPYSLNGYARILNADFTALIPSTSATTGAAFTPTPGFKFTGANNNLWAPRLGFAYRATDKIVVRGGGGIYYNPNHLNAFTLASGNYPLANTTTYTADSYFSQNTFSNPSGGTSAPVACIPGTTGCYTSVFTDAARLPTPRMYQWNLDTGVELWKDAAFELQYLGSRSIHLDYSLYPNQPTPGAGNVNARRPNQRFGQIREIYNGGWSSYNGMTAILRQRTSHGLSANLSYTWAHNLDTSNDANGGGTSMIQYNLRADYGNSNWDIRHRFVGTVLYQLPGFERYNYAVRTVLGGWQANAIVTLQTGMPFNVALSSDVANVGIGTQRPNYVKPGVSTCSRNTVINGGTSASCLDATAYSTPAAYTFGNLHRNDVHGPGREMVNFSMSKNIPIYERMQFQFRAEAFNLFNHANPSNPNVTLGAANFGTITSTQTDPRVLQLVGKINF